AGAATATTTGCTATATTAGACCCAACAACATTACCTACAGCCATGTCAGGAAAACCAGACCACGCTGCTTTTACCGATACAGCCAACTCAGGCGCACTCGTACCAAAAGCCACCACCGTTAGCCCAACTACAAGAGGTGATACCCCCATAGATATTGCAAGCTTAGATGCACCTCTCACAAGTAAATCAGAACCCACTATAAGGATTACTAAACCAACAGCAAACAAAAATATCAATAATAACATGACCATCTCCTATATAATCTTGATATATTCATATTCATCAATATTCCTTTTTTTGTAATCAAAATTTACACCAATAAGATAAACAGATTTACCACTATGTTGATACTGTCTGTGATAGCCTCTTTCTTTGATCTGGTTTAGAGCAACCTCTGCACTCTGATTACACTTAAACTCAAAGATATACACCTTATCCCTCATCTCCAACACCATATCTATCCTACCACTGTAGTTGAGCACCTGACTCCTCGCTGGAAGGCCACCAGCTGATACCATAAGATAAAATAACGTGTGAAAACTACCCTCATTAAGCCTCATCCCATCATCATAAGGTATTGAGGCAAATATTGAGCTAACAACAGAGATAAATCCATCCAGATC
The sequence above is drawn from the Calditerrivibrio sp. genome and encodes:
- a CDS encoding PD-(D/E)XK nuclease domain-containing protein — protein: DLDGFISVVSSIFASIPYDDGMRLNEGSFHTLFYLMVSAGGLPARSQVLNYSGRIDMVLEMRDKVYIFEFKCNQSAEVALNQIKERGYHRQYQHSGKSVYLIGVNFDYKKRNIDEYEYIKII